In one Pseudarthrobacter oxydans genomic region, the following are encoded:
- a CDS encoding DEAD/DEAH box helicase yields MTTFAALGTPKALADTLTAQGIETPFPIQVKTLPDTLAGRDVLGRGRTGSGKTIAFAIPLVARLAEREAPYFRKPGRPMGLVLAPTRELATQINATIEPLAKAAGLNTTVIYGGISQARQEKALRAGVDIVIACPGRLEDLIRQRILTLEAVEITVLDEADHMADLGFLPVVKKLMDMTPSQGQRLLFSATLDNGVDKIVQRYLSNPLTHSVDDPQAAVTTMEHHVLVVNDQTVKKQLIVELASGAGRRVLFMRTKHHARKLAKTLTDAGIPAVDLHGNLSQNARDRNLAEFSNGDVRVLVATDVAARGVHVDDVELVIHVDPPTEHKAYLHRSGRTARAGSDGTVVTLTLPEQQSDVKKLMKAAGVEVNFERVTANSPLVAELVGEMADKIDPRTRAALLAKKAAQQGGGTSTGANAERKRARRQAAPTTGGRGGRGGRGKVSAEPVRTDVPRAERRAAAFEGRTEARAAFDRVAEQNEDRAIAAAAARRNNRGRVTASTHRNDVPAAGGRASAGRGSDGRAESRVTRSDAPRGGTVRPATSGGQRSGRPATGQRAAAGAGAGTRGGGSRSAGAGAATGGNKAVWSSNTGGTSGGSYGSSNGGGSGRPARSGPRRASAPASNERRSR; encoded by the coding sequence TTGACTACATTTGCTGCCCTCGGCACGCCCAAAGCCCTTGCTGACACCCTCACCGCCCAGGGAATCGAAACCCCGTTCCCCATCCAGGTGAAGACCCTCCCTGACACCCTTGCAGGACGCGACGTCCTGGGCCGCGGCCGTACCGGCTCCGGCAAGACCATTGCCTTCGCCATCCCGCTGGTGGCCCGGCTCGCCGAGCGCGAAGCCCCGTACTTCCGCAAGCCCGGCCGCCCCATGGGCCTGGTCCTTGCACCCACCCGCGAACTGGCCACCCAGATCAACGCCACCATCGAGCCGCTGGCCAAGGCCGCCGGCCTGAACACCACCGTGATCTACGGCGGCATCTCCCAGGCCAGGCAGGAAAAGGCCCTGCGTGCCGGCGTTGACATTGTCATCGCCTGCCCCGGCCGCCTGGAGGACCTGATCCGCCAGCGCATCCTCACCCTTGAGGCCGTGGAAATCACCGTGCTGGACGAAGCGGACCACATGGCCGACCTCGGCTTCCTGCCCGTGGTGAAGAAGCTCATGGACATGACCCCCAGCCAGGGCCAGCGCCTGCTCTTCTCCGCCACCCTGGACAACGGTGTGGACAAGATCGTCCAGCGCTACCTGTCCAACCCGCTGACCCATTCCGTGGATGACCCGCAGGCCGCCGTCACCACCATGGAGCACCACGTCCTGGTGGTCAACGACCAGACCGTCAAGAAGCAGCTGATCGTGGAGCTGGCCTCCGGCGCCGGCCGCCGTGTCCTCTTCATGCGGACAAAGCACCACGCCCGCAAGCTGGCCAAGACCTTGACCGACGCCGGCATCCCCGCCGTCGACCTGCACGGCAACCTGTCGCAGAACGCCCGTGACCGCAACCTCGCCGAGTTCTCCAACGGTGACGTCCGCGTCCTGGTGGCCACCGACGTCGCCGCCCGCGGTGTTCACGTGGACGACGTCGAACTGGTCATCCACGTTGATCCGCCCACCGAGCACAAGGCATACCTGCACCGTTCCGGCCGCACCGCCCGTGCCGGCTCCGACGGCACCGTGGTCACGCTGACCCTCCCGGAGCAGCAGTCCGACGTCAAGAAGCTCATGAAGGCCGCTGGCGTCGAGGTCAACTTCGAGCGCGTCACCGCCAACTCACCGCTGGTTGCAGAACTCGTGGGTGAGATGGCCGACAAGATTGATCCGCGCACCCGCGCAGCACTGCTGGCCAAAAAGGCCGCGCAGCAGGGCGGCGGTACCTCCACCGGTGCCAACGCCGAGCGCAAGCGCGCCCGCCGACAGGCCGCACCCACCACGGGCGGCCGTGGCGGACGCGGCGGACGCGGCAAGGTTTCGGCCGAGCCCGTCCGCACCGATGTTCCCCGCGCCGAGCGCCGGGCCGCAGCCTTCGAAGGCCGCACCGAAGCCCGCGCAGCATTCGACCGGGTGGCTGAGCAGAACGAGGACCGCGCCATTGCGGCGGCAGCGGCACGGCGCAACAACCGTGGCCGCGTCACCGCTTCCACGCACCGCAACGACGTCCCCGCAGCAGGTGGCCGTGCATCGGCCGGCCGCGGTTCGGACGGCCGTGCAGAATCACGCGTCACCCGCAGCGACGCCCCGCGCGGCGGCACCGTGCGCCCGGCTACCTCGGGTGGCCAGCGCAGTGGTCGCCCGGCAACCGGCCAGCGGGCCGCAGCAGGTGCCGGTGCAGGTACCCGCGGTGGCGGTTCACGCTCCGCTGGTGCAGGTGCGGCCACCGGCGGCAACAAAGCCGTCTGGTCCTCCAACACCGGCGGCACCTCCGGCGGGTCCTACGGCTCAAGCAACGGCGGCGGCTCCGGCCGTCCCGCCCGCAGCGGTCCCCGCCGCGCGTCGGCTCCGGCGTCGAACGAACGCCGCAGCCGCTAA
- a CDS encoding multidrug efflux SMR transporter produces MLQRRVPWVVLLASAALEAVWATALGLSYGFSKPLPTIVFAVTATFSMLGLGWAIRHIPLGTAYAVWVGVGAALTVGWAMATGAEAFSVLKVVFIAGIVGCVAGLKALPQDR; encoded by the coding sequence ATGCTGCAGCGCAGGGTTCCCTGGGTGGTCCTGCTGGCCTCGGCGGCCCTGGAAGCCGTGTGGGCCACGGCCCTTGGCCTGTCCTACGGCTTCAGCAAGCCGCTCCCCACCATAGTTTTCGCCGTTACGGCAACGTTCAGCATGCTGGGACTGGGCTGGGCCATCCGGCACATCCCCCTGGGCACCGCCTACGCCGTGTGGGTGGGGGTTGGCGCCGCCCTGACCGTCGGCTGGGCAATGGCCACCGGCGCGGAAGCCTTCAGCGTGCTCAAAGTGGTCTTTATTGCGGGGATCGTTGGCTGCGTTGCCGGCCTGAAGGCTCTGCCGCAGGACCGGTAG
- a CDS encoding ROK family protein, which yields MTQQRTLVGGSGQPPVGLATSAGHVLQLLRSNAAGYSRAELLDITGMARSTLYERLDALFAAGLVYESTPIHAQRGRPPRALRFDDRNKLVLGIEIGHTHAGIHLLSLSREIVGSARLPIDITRSQEDVAGQVIKESLRLLDGRQPVGAGVGLPAPVDPLHRLGLERTVLAHWDLLRLQEVMESRLDCPVLLENDARSMAVGEVREPLESLVAVKVSTGVGSGIIVGGALVRGAHGAAGDIGHVRVPEAAGRRCRCGRDGCLAAVASGRALLADPKLSSYGTLRQLVDACDSNPAVRSAVAEAGRVLGRALAATVGTLNPGRIAIGGLVGVLPDFLGACRRQILDDAFEPSLVDLEIVPADSRTATAIGLCRLVEESLYAPERVEQLLVQRAG from the coding sequence ATGACCCAGCAGAGGACGCTCGTCGGGGGCTCTGGCCAGCCTCCGGTGGGGCTGGCCACCAGCGCCGGCCATGTTCTCCAGCTGCTGCGCTCGAACGCGGCAGGTTACAGCCGCGCGGAACTCCTGGACATCACGGGCATGGCGCGGTCCACCCTCTATGAACGGCTCGACGCGCTTTTCGCCGCGGGCCTGGTTTACGAATCCACCCCAATCCATGCGCAGCGCGGCAGGCCGCCGCGCGCCCTTCGCTTCGATGACCGCAACAAGCTGGTCCTCGGCATCGAGATCGGCCACACCCATGCGGGGATCCACCTCCTGTCCCTGAGCCGCGAAATCGTGGGCTCCGCCCGGCTGCCCATCGACATCACGCGGTCCCAGGAGGACGTGGCCGGCCAGGTCATCAAGGAATCCCTCCGGCTGCTCGACGGGCGGCAGCCCGTGGGGGCGGGAGTGGGACTGCCCGCTCCCGTGGACCCGCTCCACCGGCTGGGGCTGGAGCGGACTGTCCTTGCCCACTGGGACCTCCTGCGCCTGCAGGAGGTGATGGAGTCAAGGCTGGACTGCCCGGTCCTGCTGGAAAATGACGCCCGCTCGATGGCCGTCGGGGAGGTCCGGGAGCCGTTGGAATCCCTCGTGGCTGTCAAAGTCAGCACCGGCGTCGGCTCCGGCATCATCGTCGGCGGCGCCCTGGTGCGTGGCGCCCACGGCGCCGCCGGGGACATCGGGCACGTCCGCGTTCCCGAGGCCGCGGGCCGGCGCTGCCGCTGCGGCAGGGACGGCTGCCTCGCCGCGGTGGCCTCGGGGCGGGCGCTGCTCGCCGATCCGAAGCTCTCCAGCTATGGGACGCTGCGGCAGCTTGTGGACGCCTGTGACAGCAATCCCGCCGTTCGCTCCGCCGTCGCGGAAGCCGGAAGGGTGCTGGGACGTGCGCTCGCCGCGACCGTGGGCACGCTGAACCCGGGGCGCATCGCCATTGGCGGGCTCGTCGGAGTGCTCCCGGACTTCCTGGGCGCCTGCCGCCGGCAGATCCTGGACGACGCCTTCGAACCCTCCTTGGTGGACCTGGAGATTGTGCCGGCGGACAGCAGGACCGCCACGGCCATTGGACTGTGCAGATTGGTGGAGGAGAGCCTCTACGCGCCGGAGCGTGTTGAACAGTTGCTGGTGCAGCGGGCCGGCTGA
- a CDS encoding SMR family transporter, producing the protein MSWLILILSGALEAVWAAALHRAFQASGRRRIAPAALFLVSAAASTGGLALAMQSIPTGTAYAVWVGVGVVLTSAYAIATRVERPTAARLLLLSGIAVCVAGLKVVA; encoded by the coding sequence ATGTCGTGGCTGATACTCATTCTTTCCGGCGCCCTTGAAGCCGTCTGGGCGGCAGCCTTGCACCGCGCCTTCCAGGCTTCCGGACGCCGCCGCATCGCTCCGGCCGCACTCTTCCTGGTGTCCGCCGCGGCAAGCACCGGCGGCCTGGCCCTGGCCATGCAGTCCATTCCCACCGGCACGGCCTACGCCGTGTGGGTCGGCGTGGGCGTGGTGCTGACCTCCGCCTACGCGATTGCCACCAGGGTGGAGCGCCCGACGGCGGCACGCCTCCTCCTGCTGTCCGGCATCGCCGTGTGCGTGGCGGGCTTGAAGGTGGTGGCGTGA
- a CDS encoding LacI family DNA-binding transcriptional regulator, protein MSMTGGGAAPAATERPKLEDLARKVGVSIATVSRVVNGRKGVSREVRQAVLAAMDDLGYERPDRARSDVKGQVGIIVPDLANPIFPAIAQAVVSLLSQEDFLPVICALPGGGRSEDEYIEMLVAQGAAGIIFICSAHADGQASLERYHRLRGRGIPFVLVNGPRPELGAASVSNDDAAAISTAVQHLASLGHRKVGLAIGPHRFIPSRQKLAGFRSALAEFLGVDNPEAHTATSMFTVEGGQSAANELLDSGHTAIVCASDVMALGAIRAARARGLRVPEDVSIVGFDDSTLMALTDPPLTTLRQPAAAIAHAAVHALAAELAGEQSTHSPVVLASDLVLRGSTGPAAEPSGRQRSQRSPQ, encoded by the coding sequence ATGAGCATGACCGGGGGCGGGGCGGCACCCGCCGCAACCGAACGTCCAAAATTGGAAGACCTGGCGCGGAAGGTCGGCGTCAGCATCGCCACGGTGTCCCGGGTGGTCAACGGGCGCAAGGGCGTTTCACGGGAAGTCCGGCAGGCGGTCCTGGCCGCCATGGACGACCTCGGCTATGAACGTCCCGACCGGGCCCGCAGTGACGTAAAGGGCCAGGTGGGCATCATCGTCCCGGACCTGGCCAACCCGATCTTTCCCGCCATAGCCCAGGCCGTGGTCTCCCTGCTCTCCCAGGAGGACTTCCTTCCCGTCATTTGCGCCCTGCCCGGCGGAGGGCGTTCCGAGGACGAATACATCGAGATGCTCGTGGCGCAGGGTGCCGCCGGCATCATCTTCATCTGCAGTGCCCACGCCGACGGGCAGGCGAGCCTCGAGCGCTACCACCGCCTTCGCGGCCGGGGAATCCCCTTCGTGCTGGTCAACGGCCCCCGTCCGGAACTCGGAGCGGCTTCGGTGTCCAATGACGATGCAGCCGCGATCAGCACCGCTGTCCAGCACCTTGCCAGCCTTGGACACCGCAAAGTGGGATTGGCCATTGGTCCCCACCGCTTCATCCCCAGCCGGCAGAAACTCGCCGGCTTCCGCTCGGCGCTCGCCGAATTCCTGGGCGTGGACAACCCCGAGGCCCACACGGCCACGAGCATGTTCACCGTGGAAGGCGGCCAGAGCGCGGCCAACGAACTCCTCGACTCTGGCCATACGGCGATTGTGTGTGCTTCCGATGTCATGGCCCTTGGAGCCATCCGTGCCGCCCGGGCAAGGGGCCTGCGCGTGCCCGAAGACGTATCCATCGTCGGTTTCGACGACTCGACGTTGATGGCCCTCACCGATCCGCCGCTGACAACGCTCCGGCAGCCTGCCGCCGCGATTGCCCACGCTGCGGTCCATGCCCTCGCTGCCGAGCTTGCCGGTGAACAGTCCACGCACTCGCCGGTGGTCCTGGCATCCGACCTGGTGCTGCGCGGTTCTACCGGTCCTGCGGCAGAGCCTTCAGGCCGGCAACGCAGCCAACGATCCCCGCAATAA
- a CDS encoding nucleoside/nucleotide kinase family protein, translated as MDSPEITQAMGALRRRLVPGTRIILGIAGAPGSGKSTFAAWIRQQFGPGQAVVVPMDGFHLGNAIIDGTPLRQRKGAMDTFDAGGYLSLLDRLARRDEPVVYAPEFRRTLDEPVAASIAVPAEVPLVITEGNYLLMEQGPWKDIRARLDEVWFVDTPPALRLGRLVERHVSFGMDRQAAEAWAAGPDEANAVLIQATRQAADRVIPWD; from the coding sequence ATGGACTCCCCCGAGATCACCCAGGCCATGGGCGCCCTCCGGCGCCGGCTGGTTCCCGGGACGCGCATCATCCTGGGCATCGCCGGAGCGCCCGGCTCGGGCAAGTCCACCTTCGCGGCATGGATCCGGCAGCAGTTCGGGCCCGGGCAGGCCGTGGTGGTCCCCATGGACGGCTTCCACCTGGGCAACGCCATCATTGACGGCACGCCGCTCCGGCAGCGCAAGGGGGCCATGGACACGTTCGACGCCGGCGGGTACCTTTCGCTGCTGGACCGCCTGGCCCGCCGCGACGAGCCGGTGGTTTACGCACCGGAGTTCCGGCGCACCCTGGATGAACCCGTGGCAGCCTCCATTGCGGTGCCGGCGGAGGTGCCGCTGGTCATCACGGAGGGCAACTACCTGCTGATGGAGCAGGGACCATGGAAAGACATCCGCGCCCGGCTGGACGAGGTGTGGTTCGTGGACACGCCGCCGGCGCTGCGGCTGGGCCGGCTCGTGGAAAGGCATGTCTCGTTCGGGATGGACCGGCAGGCGGCGGAAGCGTGGGCAGCCGGTCCCGACGAAGCCAATGCCGTGCTGATCCAGGCCACCCGGCAGGCGGCGGACCGGGTGATCCCCTGGGATTAG
- a CDS encoding ferritin: MTTSNFNALLSTQIGNEFTASQQYIAVATWFANQDLPQLARYFYRQSVEERNHAMMMVQYMLDRDITFTIPGVPAVRNDFASVTEPLALALQQEKEVTKNIEDLFRAARGENDALGEQFMLWFLKEQVEEVSSMTTLLNIAERADNLFDIENFIARETIGDGGRDASAPEAAGGAL, from the coding sequence ATGACCACTTCAAACTTCAATGCCCTCCTGTCCACCCAGATCGGCAATGAGTTCACTGCCTCGCAGCAGTACATTGCCGTGGCCACCTGGTTCGCCAACCAGGACCTCCCCCAACTGGCCAGGTACTTCTACCGCCAGTCCGTGGAGGAGCGGAACCACGCCATGATGATGGTCCAGTACATGCTGGACCGGGACATCACCTTCACCATCCCCGGCGTTCCGGCCGTCCGCAACGACTTCGCCTCCGTCACCGAGCCGCTGGCCCTGGCCCTGCAGCAGGAGAAGGAAGTGACCAAGAACATCGAGGACCTGTTCCGGGCGGCCCGTGGCGAAAATGACGCTTTGGGCGAGCAGTTCATGCTCTGGTTCCTCAAGGAACAGGTGGAGGAAGTCTCCTCGATGACCACGCTCCTGAACATCGCCGAGCGCGCGGACAACCTGTTCGACATCGAGAACTTCATCGCCCGGGAGACCATCGGCGACGGCGGCCGCGATGCTTCCGCTCCCGAAGCGGCGGGCGGCGCGCTCTAA
- a CDS encoding aldo/keto reductase, translating into MASTVGLGDGLNVSPLGFGGMALTPVYGEVDPEDALRTLHHAVDSGVSFIDTADIYGGGSNEELIARLLKERRDEVQLATKFGLVGTPADGYTDIRGDAGYIRQAVDRSLQRLGTDVIDLYYMHRRDLRVPIVETVEAMAELVQQGKVKHLGLSEVTAQELEDASAVHPIAAVQSEWSIWSRDVERNVVPAAAALGVGFVPYSPLGRGFLTGTVDASSLGEKDFRRRIPRFALDAASANQAVVDTVRSVAGQLGATPAQVALAWLFAQGRRLGLPVVPIPGTRKRHRIDENLGALALDLAPAQLDALDQASAAVVGSRSADPNWVSEGRE; encoded by the coding sequence ATGGCTTCCACAGTTGGACTGGGCGACGGCCTCAACGTCAGCCCCCTCGGCTTCGGCGGAATGGCGCTCACGCCGGTCTACGGGGAGGTGGACCCGGAGGATGCGCTCCGGACGCTGCATCACGCCGTCGACTCCGGTGTCAGCTTCATTGACACCGCGGACATCTATGGCGGGGGCAGCAACGAGGAACTGATCGCCCGGCTGCTGAAGGAGCGGCGGGACGAGGTCCAGCTGGCCACCAAATTCGGGTTGGTGGGTACGCCGGCTGACGGGTACACGGACATCCGCGGCGACGCCGGCTACATCCGCCAGGCCGTGGACCGCAGCCTGCAACGGCTGGGCACGGACGTGATCGACCTCTACTACATGCACCGCCGTGACCTCCGCGTTCCGATTGTGGAAACCGTGGAGGCCATGGCGGAGCTTGTGCAGCAGGGCAAGGTCAAGCACCTGGGGCTGTCTGAAGTGACGGCCCAGGAGTTGGAGGACGCCTCCGCCGTCCACCCCATTGCGGCGGTCCAGAGTGAATGGTCCATCTGGAGCCGCGACGTGGAACGCAACGTTGTTCCTGCCGCGGCCGCCCTGGGAGTGGGTTTTGTACCGTATTCGCCGCTGGGCCGGGGATTCCTCACCGGCACCGTGGACGCCTCGAGCCTGGGCGAGAAGGACTTCCGACGCCGGATCCCCCGTTTCGCCCTGGATGCTGCAAGTGCCAACCAGGCAGTGGTGGACACCGTCCGGTCCGTGGCAGGCCAGCTGGGCGCAACGCCCGCGCAGGTGGCACTCGCCTGGCTGTTTGCCCAAGGCAGGCGGCTGGGCCTGCCGGTCGTCCCCATCCCCGGCACCCGCAAGCGGCACCGGATCGACGAAAACCTGGGCGCGCTGGCCCTGGACCTCGCCCCGGCCCAACTGGACGCTTTGGACCAGGCCTCGGCCGCCGTCGTCGGTTCCCGCTCAGCGGACCCCAACTGGGTGTCCGAGGGCCGTGAATAG
- a CDS encoding MBL fold metallo-hydrolase: MDSLLYDLPALTIRRISVSEMDNNVYLLTAKGSGEQVLIDAADDLPAIQQLLQDSAADASAPARLAVVATTHQHWDHVRALKELVAATGASTVAGTDDAGALPVAVDRPLGHGDTVAVDGFSLTAVHLRGHTPGSTAFVYEDPEGPTHIFSGDSLFPGGVGNTQKDPERFSQLLSDVTERLFGAYPDSAVVHPGHGKPTTLGAERPHLEEWRARGW, translated from the coding sequence ATGGACTCACTTCTGTATGACCTGCCCGCCCTGACCATCCGCCGCATTTCAGTCAGCGAAATGGACAACAACGTGTACCTGCTGACAGCCAAAGGCAGCGGCGAGCAGGTGCTGATCGACGCCGCGGACGACCTTCCCGCCATCCAGCAGCTGCTGCAGGACAGCGCCGCTGACGCGTCCGCACCAGCCCGGCTGGCCGTAGTCGCCACCACGCACCAGCACTGGGACCATGTCCGGGCGCTGAAGGAGCTGGTGGCCGCCACCGGGGCTTCGACCGTTGCGGGAACGGACGACGCCGGCGCGTTGCCTGTCGCAGTGGACCGGCCCCTTGGGCACGGGGACACCGTTGCCGTGGACGGCTTTTCGCTCACGGCCGTCCACCTGCGCGGGCACACGCCGGGCTCGACTGCCTTTGTGTATGAAGACCCCGAGGGGCCAACGCACATTTTCTCCGGCGACTCGCTGTTCCCCGGCGGCGTAGGCAACACCCAGAAGGATCCGGAGCGCTTCAGCCAACTGCTGTCCGACGTCACCGAGCGGCTGTTCGGCGCCTACCCGGACTCCGCCGTCGTCCACCCGGGCCACGGCAAGCCGACGACCCTGGGTGCTGAGCGGCCGCACCTTGAGGAGTGGCGCGCCCGCGGCTGGTGA
- the pulA gene encoding pullulanase-type alpha-1,6-glucosidase translates to MTHHSTKSGPPAALNRKLTAALAAACATPLALGSFALPASADHTAAPQAVALVGSLQSEIGCPGDWQPDCAASRLQPVEGSATLYRATFDIPAGTYGMKVALNNSWDENYGAGGAAGGGDLVLNAPGGPVTFTYDHASHTLSDDVPEALGAEAGAHWLSADTIAWQAPAAEGTTYRLYSAPDGGLAVADGQVTGGSYTALEKTAGALEAGLAARYPHLAGFASLRMAEGDAARAGELLKGQLLVAAVGADGKVTAATGVQVPGILDTLYRGAAERELGLAWKGNRPELSLWAPTARSVTVHTYASGSGGGPVSSRPMEPSRDGVWSVTGDKDWKGAYYLYEVEVFVPETGKVERNLVTDPYSVGLSANSERSLFVDVEDRSLAPDGWKKLQKPALNKPEDLSLYELHVRDFSITDSSVPETHRGTYKAFADPDSDGMRRIRELTAAGMNAVHLLPVNDIGTIEERRGEQLEPGCDLAALPADSEEQQACIAETAARDGFNWGYDPLHYTTPEGSYATSPDGTARITEFREMVAGLNAAGARVIQDVVYNHTSSAGQSGSNNLDRIIPGYYHRLNAATGSLETSTCCANTATENTMMGKLMIDSLVTLAKTYKLDGFRFDLMGHHSKQNMLDVRAALDELTLAKDGVDGKNITLYGEGWNFGEVANNARFVQATQENMAGTGIGTFNDRLRDAVRGGGPFDPDPRVQGFASGLFTDPNSSPANGTPEQQKATLLLAQDLIKVGLTGNLKDYSFVDRTGATVKGSDVPYNGAPAGYTSDPQEAVTYVEAHDNETLFDALALKLPQDTPMAERTRMQTLALSTTAFSQGISFWHAGGESLRSKSLDRNSYDSGDWFNILDHTDGTNGFGRGLPPKADNEDKYQYLRPLLADPALKPAPAAIAEARGRAAELLQIRKSTPLFHLGDAGLVQQKVSFPAAGPDQAPGVVVMHINDSVGPDVDKDLSGLVVVFNAADEAVTQAVAGTTGTAYSLHPVQASGIDPVVRTATHNPATGTFTVPARTVAVFQAG, encoded by the coding sequence ATGACTCATCACTCCACAAAATCCGGGCCGCCCGCTGCCCTCAACAGGAAACTCACCGCAGCCCTGGCCGCGGCCTGTGCCACGCCTCTGGCCCTGGGGAGCTTCGCCCTCCCGGCATCCGCGGACCACACGGCCGCACCCCAGGCGGTGGCACTCGTTGGCTCGCTGCAATCGGAAATCGGCTGCCCCGGGGACTGGCAGCCGGACTGCGCGGCCAGCCGGCTCCAGCCCGTTGAGGGCTCGGCAACGCTCTACCGCGCCACCTTCGATATCCCCGCCGGCACCTACGGCATGAAGGTTGCCCTCAACAATTCGTGGGACGAAAACTACGGTGCAGGCGGAGCAGCCGGCGGCGGCGACCTTGTCCTCAACGCCCCCGGCGGCCCTGTCACCTTCACCTACGACCACGCCAGCCACACCCTCAGCGACGACGTCCCCGAGGCACTCGGCGCCGAAGCCGGCGCGCACTGGCTGTCAGCGGACACCATCGCCTGGCAGGCCCCCGCAGCCGAGGGGACAACCTACCGCCTCTACAGCGCGCCCGACGGCGGCCTGGCGGTGGCGGACGGGCAGGTCACCGGCGGCAGCTACACAGCACTGGAAAAAACGGCCGGCGCACTGGAGGCAGGGCTGGCGGCCAGGTACCCCCACTTGGCCGGCTTTGCCTCGCTGCGGATGGCGGAAGGTGACGCGGCCCGCGCCGGCGAACTGCTCAAGGGCCAGCTGCTCGTCGCTGCCGTCGGTGCCGACGGGAAGGTCACGGCAGCCACCGGAGTCCAGGTTCCCGGCATTCTGGACACCCTGTACCGCGGCGCGGCGGAACGGGAACTCGGGCTGGCGTGGAAGGGCAACCGCCCGGAGCTGTCACTGTGGGCGCCGACTGCCCGCAGCGTCACCGTCCACACCTACGCCTCGGGCTCCGGCGGCGGGCCCGTCTCCAGCCGCCCCATGGAACCGTCCCGGGACGGTGTCTGGTCCGTGACCGGAGACAAGGACTGGAAGGGCGCCTACTACCTGTACGAGGTGGAGGTCTTTGTACCGGAAACCGGCAAGGTTGAGCGGAACCTGGTTACCGATCCCTACAGCGTGGGCCTCTCAGCCAACTCTGAGCGCAGCCTCTTTGTTGACGTGGAGGACAGGTCCCTTGCCCCTGACGGCTGGAAGAAGCTGCAGAAGCCGGCACTCAACAAGCCGGAGGACCTGTCCCTCTACGAGCTGCACGTACGCGACTTCTCGATCACGGATTCCTCCGTCCCGGAAACACACCGCGGAACGTACAAGGCCTTCGCAGACCCGGACAGCGACGGCATGCGGCGCATCCGGGAGCTGACCGCTGCCGGCATGAACGCCGTCCACCTGTTGCCCGTCAACGACATCGGCACCATCGAAGAGCGGCGCGGCGAACAGCTCGAACCAGGATGCGACCTCGCGGCCCTCCCCGCGGATTCGGAGGAACAGCAGGCATGCATCGCGGAAACGGCGGCCAGGGACGGGTTCAACTGGGGCTACGATCCCCTGCACTACACAACCCCTGAAGGCTCCTACGCCACCAGCCCGGACGGAACCGCCCGGATCACCGAGTTCCGCGAAATGGTGGCCGGCCTCAACGCTGCCGGTGCGCGCGTCATCCAGGATGTGGTCTACAACCACACCTCGAGCGCCGGCCAGTCCGGCTCCAACAACCTGGACCGGATTATCCCCGGCTACTACCACCGCCTGAACGCCGCCACCGGATCCCTTGAGACCTCCACCTGCTGCGCCAACACGGCCACCGAAAACACGATGATGGGCAAGCTCATGATCGATTCCCTGGTAACGCTTGCCAAAACCTACAAACTGGACGGCTTCCGCTTTGACCTCATGGGCCACCATTCGAAGCAGAACATGCTGGACGTCCGGGCAGCGCTGGATGAGCTGACCCTCGCCAAGGACGGCGTGGACGGCAAGAACATCACCCTCTACGGCGAAGGCTGGAACTTCGGCGAGGTGGCCAACAATGCCAGGTTCGTCCAGGCCACCCAGGAGAACATGGCCGGAACGGGCATCGGCACCTTCAACGACCGGCTGCGTGACGCCGTCCGCGGCGGCGGTCCCTTTGATCCCGACCCCCGGGTCCAGGGCTTCGCGTCCGGCCTGTTCACCGACCCCAACAGCTCCCCGGCCAACGGCACGCCGGAGCAGCAGAAGGCAACGCTCCTCCTTGCCCAGGACCTGATCAAGGTGGGACTGACCGGCAACCTGAAGGACTACTCCTTCGTTGACCGCACCGGAGCCACCGTCAAGGGCTCCGATGTGCCCTACAACGGGGCACCGGCGGGCTACACCAGCGATCCGCAGGAGGCGGTCACCTATGTGGAGGCGCACGACAACGAGACACTGTTCGATGCCCTCGCCCTGAAGCTGCCGCAGGACACTCCCATGGCGGAACGGACACGGATGCAGACCCTTGCACTCAGCACCACGGCGTTCAGCCAGGGGATCTCCTTCTGGCACGCGGGCGGGGAATCCCTCCGCAGCAAGTCCCTGGACCGCAACAGCTACGACTCGGGTGACTGGTTCAACATCCTTGACCACACGGACGGCACCAACGGCTTCGGCCGCGGACTCCCGCCCAAGGCCGACAACGAGGACAAGTACCAGTACCTGCGCCCGCTGCTGGCGGACCCCGCACTGAAGCCAGCACCCGCCGCGATCGCTGAAGCGCGCGGCCGGGCGGCTGAGCTGCTGCAGATCCGCAAGAGCACGCCCCTGTTCCACCTGGGTGATGCCGGCCTGGTGCAGCAGAAGGTCTCCTTCCCTGCCGCAGGGCCGGACCAGGCTCCAGGCGTCGTGGTCATGCACATCAACGATTCAGTGGGTCCGGACGTGGACAAGGACCTGAGCGGGCTGGTGGTGGTGTTCAACGCCGCCGATGAGGCTGTGACCCAGGCAGTTGCCGGAACAACCGGTACCGCCTACAGCCTGCACCCGGTCCAGGCATCGGGCATCGATCCGGTGGTCAGGACGGCCACCCACAATCCGGCCACCGGGACCTTCACCGTCCCGGCCCGCACCGTAGCGGTGTTCCAGGCCGGCTAG